Proteins encoded by one window of Lacerta agilis isolate rLacAgi1 chromosome 11, rLacAgi1.pri, whole genome shotgun sequence:
- the LOC117055307 gene encoding protein S100-A6-like gives LTLAAPLDQAIGLLVVTFHKYAEKDGDKNSLNKKELKELIQKELTIGLKLQDTEIQTLMKDLDCNGDQVMNFQEDVTFLGPMAMFYNEALCS, from the coding sequence CTCACCTTGGCAGCACCTCTTGACCAAGCTATTGGTTTGCTGGTTGTCACCTTCCACAAATACGCTGAAAAGGATGGTGATAAAAACAGCCTAAATAAGAAGGAGTTGAAGGAGCTGATACAGAAAGAGCTGACCATTGGACTGAAACTGCAGGACACAGAGATACAGACATTAATGAAAGATCTGGACTGCAATGGGGACCAAGTCATGAACTTTCAGGAAGATGTCACTTTCCTGGGTCCCATGGCAATGTTTTACAATGAAGCTTTGTGTTCGTAA